The proteins below are encoded in one region of Hordeum vulgare subsp. vulgare chromosome 3H, MorexV3_pseudomolecules_assembly, whole genome shotgun sequence:
- the LOC123445026 gene encoding probable carboxylesterase 16 — MPSVGVKIYSVFFKLLLRHRLQSLANAADGDGGGGDFGVSCRADEATAPANPAFSAADGVASKDLHIDPNSALSVRIFLPTPPPHPHLLHPRRASDPAAGAAGAPYRGYLPHAVSSPRAAASARRRLPIVVQFHGGGFVTGSNCSASNDAFCRRVAKFCDAIVVAVGYRLAPESRYPAAFDDGVRVLRWIAKQANLAMMSKVGGGVDTFGASTVEPWIAAHGDPARCVLLGVSCGANIADFVTRKAVEDAKQFEPVKVVAQVLMYPFFIGSVPTHSEIRLANSYFYDKSTCLLAWRLLLSEKEFSLDHPAANPLAPGRGGPPLKCMPPTLTIVAEHDCMRDRAIAYSEELRKVNVDAPVLDYKDTVHEFATLDVFLKTPQAQACAEDIAIWMKKYISLRGHEFSY, encoded by the exons ATGCCGAGCGTCGGCGTGAAGATCTACAGCGTCTTCTTCAAGCTGCTGCTGCGCCACCGCCTCCAGTCCCTCGCCAACGCCGCCGACGGCGACGGGGGCGGGGGCGACTTCGGGGTCTCCTGCAGGGCCGACGAGGCCACGGCGCCGGCAAACCCGGCCTTCTCCGCGGCCGACGGGGTCGCCTCCAAGGACCTCCACATCGACCCCAACTCGGCGCTCTCCGTCCGCATCTTCctccccacgccgccgccgcacccgCACCTCCTCCACCCGCGCCGCGCCAGCGACCCCGCCGCCGGCGCCGCGGGGGCGCCCTACCGGGGCTACCTCCCGCACGCCGTCTCCTCCCCGCGGGCCGCCGCCTCCGCGCGCCGCAGGCTGCCCATCGTCGTGCAGTTCCACGGCGGCGGCTTCGTCACCGGGAGCAACTGCTCCGCATCCAACGACGCCTTCTGCAGGAGGGTCGCCAAGTTCTGCGacgccatcgtcgtcgccgtcgggtACAGGCTCGCGCCCGAGAGCCGATACCCTGCCGCCTTTGATGACGGGGTCAGGGTGCTTAGGTGGatcgccaagcaggcgaatctcgCCATGATGAGCAAGGTTGGGGGCGGGGTGGACACATTCGGTGCCTCCACTGTCGAGCCCTGGATCGCTGCACACGGTGATCCGGCAAG ATGTGTCCTACTTGGTGTAAGCTGTGGTGCCAACATTGCTGATTTTGTCACTAGGAAAGCGGTGGAAGATGCAAAGCAATTTGAGCCAGTAAAGGTTGTAGCTCAGGTTTTGATGTATCCCTTCTTCATAGGAAGTGTTCCAACACACTCGGAAATAAGGCTTGCAAACTCATACTTCTATGACAAATCCACATGCTTACTTGCCTGGAGATTACTTTTATCAGAGAAAGAGTTCAGCTTGGACCATCCTGCTGCCAACCCCCTGGCCCCTGGCAGAGGAGGCCCACCACTGAAATGCATGCCCCCAACCTTGACAATCGTTGCGGAACACGACTGTATGAGGGATAGAGCAATTGCTTACTCTGAGGAACTCCGCAAGGTAAATGTGGATGCGCCAGTCCTTGACTACAAAGATACGGTCCATGAGTTCGCAACACTTGATGTGTTCCTCAAGACACCACAGGCCCAGGCCTGTGCCGAAGATATTGCCATATGGATGAAGAAATACATATCCCTGAGAGGGCACGAGTTCTCGTATTAG